In Nematostella vectensis chromosome 2, jaNemVect1.1, whole genome shotgun sequence, one genomic interval encodes:
- the LOC5514830 gene encoding protein numb homolog — protein sequence MKRLKRSLSLRSSRRRIPESHRPQVWENDSYKVRNGGVSFPVKYVGAIEVTESRGTQVCAEAFRKMREAGVHKKKRMNLLVTSDCIRVVDEETKSLTIDQTIEKVSFCTPDPSDDRVFSYICREGTTRRWMCHCFIAIRDTGERLSHAVGCAFTACLQRKQKAQALQQQAKAAKEGEKTDGTQATSTAPSTVANQQQSSRAFVSTPSSVTSASSVVNGPTETSGMTSSPSSTAPVVTTTQQVPPALKPPPAAARSRPQPFAPSPFTRHMSLRYRSTPMSLTPLKDSGKAGYSTLLEDPGMAPKLPPAVDALGLQSSPAVVPESHPVMQSNASLAYPQMQAAPLSSATVFNGMHPTSMAVNSTGSLPQAATPLQPNTMQYTSPQTNQWPAAQPQYQPHGRPLERKVSDAEKWLASAEGSTKESNSNQGLLATHNPFAETAAQISALSSAWTQDMNNSLPAASQSNGPWGSTGMHQVREDDEFASLATRRTGSPLSSPGATANPFNKGSNVYWV from the exons ATGAAGCGGTTAAAACGTAGTCTGAGTTTACGGAGCTCTCGCCGGCGCATTCCAGAGAGCCATCGTCCACAAGTTTGGGAGAATGACAGTTATAAAGTGCGAAATGGAGGCGTTAGCTTTCCAGTCAAG TACGTTGGCGCTATAGAGGTGACTGAATCACGGGGGACTCAAGTTTGTGCCGAAGCCTTCCGTAAGATGAGAGAA GCTGGGGTtcataaaaagaaaaggatGAATTTATTGGTTACGTCTGACTGCATTCGTGTCGTGGATGAAGAAACCAAG TCCCTTACCATTGACCAGACGATAGAGAAGGTGTCTTTCTGTACACCTGATCCAAGCGATGACCGCGTGTTCTCGTACATTTGCCGAGAGGGCACTACTCGCCGGTGGATGTGTCATTGCTTCATTGCTATCCGTGATACT GGAGAGCGACTGAGTCATGCTGTTGGTTGCGCATTTACTGCATGTCTTCAGAGAAAGCAAAAGGCTCAAGCCTTGCAACAACAAGCCAAAGCAGCTAAGGAG GGAGAAAAAACTGATGGAACGCAAGCTACCTCCACAGCACCATCGACAGTTGCAAATCAGCAACAATCTTCGAGAGCTTTTGTGTCAACACCTTCTTCTGTGACTAGTGCAAGCTCAGTCGTTAATGGACCCACAGAGACATCAGGCATGACGTCTTCTCCATCGTCAACTGCACCTGTAGtgacaacaacacaacaagtACCCCCGGCACTCAAACCACCACCAGCAGCGGCCAGGTCCAGGCCCCAACCCTTTGCCCCATCACCCTTCACAAGACATATGTCACTGAGGTATCGGTCAACCCCCATGTCTCTGACGCCACTGAAAGACTCGGGCAAAGCTGGATACTCAACTCTGCTCGAAGACCCCGGGATGGCGCCCAAATTGCCTCCTGCTGTTGATGCTCTTGGCTTACAAAGCTCCCCTGCTGTTGTACCAGAGAGCCATCCAGTCATGCAGTCAAATGCCTCTCTAGCATACCCGCAGATGCAGGCAGCTCCTTTGTCCAGTGCCACAGTGTTTAACGGCATGCACCCAACATCAATGGCTGTCAATAGCACAGGATCCCTACCCCAGGCCGCCACTCCTCTTCAACCAAACACCATGCAGTACACTTCGCCCCAGACCAATCAGTGGCCCGCAGCACAGCCGCAGTACCAGCCACATGGCCGACCCCTGGAGCGCAAGGTGTCGGATGCCGAGAAATGGCTGGCATCAGCAGAAGGATCAACCAAAGAAAGTAATTCAAACCAAGGTCTCCTCGCCACACATAACCCATTCGCTGAGACGGCAGCTCAGATCAGTGCACTTTCAAGTGCTTGGACTCAGGACATGAACAACTCTTTACCGGCAGCTAGTCAATCGAATGGCCCTTGGGGCTCTACTGGCATGCATCAGGTACGAGAAGATGACGAGTTCGCATCTCTTGCCACACGGCGGACGGGGTCTCCACTCTCGAGCCCTGGGGCAACGGCAAACCCTTTTAACAAAGGCTCCAATGTATACTGGGTTTAA